A region of Bacteroidia bacterium DNA encodes the following proteins:
- a CDS encoding type IIA DNA topoisomerase subunit B, protein MVNNYTEDSIQTLDWREHIRRRPGMYIGKLGDGSSSDDGIYVLIKEVIDNSIDEFAMGNGRSIELSIKESEVRIRDFGRGIPIGKLIDVVSKMNTGAKYDSKVFKKSVGLNGVGIKAVNALSQSFVIKSFRDGGGKICTFEQGNLLKEQVLKTTTEANGVEIIFTPDEELFGNFHFITDYIESMVKNYVFLNSGLTLNYNGTKYISKNGLLDLLNENMNSEGLYPIIHLKGEDIELALTHDEGYNDVYYSFVNGQHTTQGGTHLLGFREAIVKTIREFYKKDFDAADIRTSLIAAISIKVEEPVFESQTKTKLGSKDIGPNGPTVRNFIVDFVKESLDNYLHKNPTTAEILLKKILESEKERKAISGIQKKARESAKKASLHNKKLRDCRVHYNTNHERKLESTLFITEGDSASGSITKSRDVNTQAVFSLKGKPENTYAKAKKIVYENEEFNLLQAALNIEEGIDELRYNNVVIATDADVDGMHIRLLLLTFLLQFFPDIIKHGHVYILQTPLFRVRNKQKTMYCYSETERAAAIKKLGANPEITRFKGLGEISPDEFKHFIGKDIRLDPVRLSKDDHLSSMLSYYMGNNTPERQDFIIDNLKVEADFVEE, encoded by the coding sequence ATGGTTAATAATTATACCGAAGATAGCATTCAAACCCTCGACTGGCGTGAGCACATTCGCAGAAGGCCCGGAATGTACATCGGGAAGTTAGGCGATGGCTCATCAAGCGATGATGGTATTTATGTGCTAATCAAAGAAGTAATCGATAACTCTATAGACGAGTTTGCAATGGGCAATGGCAGATCAATTGAACTGTCTATTAAAGAAAGTGAAGTAAGAATCAGGGATTTTGGGCGTGGTATTCCAATAGGAAAGCTTATTGATGTGGTTTCTAAAATGAATACAGGTGCAAAATACGATTCAAAAGTCTTTAAAAAATCTGTAGGATTAAACGGTGTTGGTATTAAAGCAGTTAACGCTTTGTCGCAATCTTTTGTAATTAAATCGTTTAGAGATGGTGGTGGTAAAATATGCACATTCGAACAAGGTAATCTTTTAAAGGAACAGGTTTTAAAAACTACCACAGAAGCTAATGGTGTTGAAATTATTTTCACACCAGACGAAGAACTTTTCGGAAACTTCCATTTTATTACAGACTATATTGAAAGCATGGTTAAAAACTATGTTTTTCTAAATAGTGGACTTACATTAAATTACAACGGCACAAAATATATTTCAAAAAACGGATTACTCGATTTGCTGAACGAAAACATGAACAGCGAAGGGCTTTATCCGATTATTCATTTAAAAGGCGAAGATATTGAACTGGCTCTTACACATGACGAAGGTTATAATGATGTTTATTACTCATTTGTAAACGGACAACACACAACACAAGGTGGAACTCACCTTCTTGGCTTTCGTGAGGCAATTGTAAAAACCATTCGTGAGTTTTATAAAAAGGATTTTGATGCTGCAGATATTAGAACATCACTTATTGCAGCCATATCTATAAAAGTAGAGGAACCGGTTTTTGAATCACAAACTAAAACAAAATTAGGTTCAAAAGATATTGGTCCAAATGGTCCAACGGTTCGTAATTTTATTGTGGACTTTGTTAAGGAATCATTGGATAACTATTTACACAAGAACCCAACTACTGCCGAAATTCTTCTTAAAAAGATTCTTGAATCTGAAAAAGAACGTAAAGCAATTTCGGGTATTCAAAAGAAAGCAAGAGAATCTGCTAAAAAAGCAAGTTTACATAACAAAAAACTTCGCGATTGCAGAGTTCATTATAACACTAATCACGAAAGAAAACTAGAATCCACTCTTTTTATAACCGAGGGAGATTCAGCTAGTGGTTCTATTACCAAATCACGTGATGTAAATACTCAGGCTGTATTTAGCTTAAAAGGAAAACCTGAAAACACATACGCAAAAGCAAAAAAAATAGTTTATGAAAATGAAGAATTTAATCTTTTGCAGGCTGCCTTAAACATAGAAGAAGGTATCGATGAACTAAGATACAACAATGTGGTAATTGCTACTGATGCCGACGTTGACGGAATGCATATCAGACTTTTGTTACTAACTTTCTTACTTCAGTTTTTCCCTGACATTATTAAGCATGGACACGTTTATATATTGCAAACTCCGCTATTTAGAGTCAGGAATAAACAAAAAACTATGTATTGTTATAGTGAGACAGAAAGAGCTGCAGCAATTAAAAAATTAGGTGCGAACCCTGAAATAACAAGGTTTAAAGGTTTGGGTGAAATTTCGCCTGATGAGTTTAAACATTTTATTGGAAAAGACATACGCTTAGACCCTGTAAGACTTAGTAAAGATGACCATTTATCGTCAATGCTTTCTTATTATATGGGAAATAACACTCCGGAACGTCAGGATTTTATTATTGACAATCTTAAGGTTGAAGCTGATTTTGTAGAAGAATAA
- a CDS encoding GNAT family N-acetyltransferase, which yields MNKSNNNFSDFLIRDFTESDFDVVNALWVETGIGGTHRGDNLQIILATIKNNGKLFLLIEKQTDNIIGTAWLTNDMRRIYLHHFCIKPEFQNKGLSHILCNKCVSFAKENNLQIKLEVHKNNLKAIDLYKKHGFNFLGDYDVYIIREYINI from the coding sequence ATGAATAAAAGCAATAATAATTTTTCTGATTTTTTAATAAGAGATTTTACTGAATCAGATTTTGATGTAGTTAATGCTTTATGGGTTGAAACAGGAATTGGTGGTACTCACAGAGGTGATAATTTACAGATAATATTAGCAACAATAAAAAATAATGGTAAATTATTTTTATTGATAGAGAAACAAACAGATAATATAATTGGTACAGCTTGGCTAACAAATGACATGAGAAGAATTTATTTGCATCACTTTTGCATTAAACCCGAATTTCAGAATAAAGGTCTTTCTCATATACTTTGCAATAAATGTGTTTCTTTTGCTAAAGAAAATAATTTGCAGATAAAACTCGAAGTACATAAAAACAATTTAAAAGCAATTGACTTATATAAAAAACATGGATTTAATTTTCTGGGCGATTATGATGTATACATCATAAGGGAATACATTAACATTTAA
- a CDS encoding menaquinone biosynthesis protein, translated as MVRISAVSYLNTLPFIHGIENSGFLKPEDYILKREMPSNCALTLEKNEADLVLVPVAAIAGIKDINIISNYCIGANRNVLSVLLYSQNPISDIENIYLDYQSRTSVTLVKVLAKNLWKKEFNWLEAEPGYENKINRQTGGVIIGDRALELLDSFKYKIDLATAWNDLTGLPFVFACWVSKSKLDDNFIKKFNNSLEWGINNINQINPNNPNLSNEFIRNYFKNNIDYHFDDKKISGMNLFFKYIKSL; from the coding sequence ATGGTAAGAATTTCGGCTGTATCATATTTGAACACTTTACCATTTATTCATGGCATTGAAAACTCCGGTTTTTTAAAACCAGAAGATTATATTCTGAAACGCGAAATGCCATCCAATTGCGCTTTAACTCTTGAAAAAAATGAGGCTGATTTAGTTTTGGTCCCTGTTGCTGCAATAGCCGGAATTAAAGACATTAATATAATTTCGAATTATTGTATTGGAGCAAATCGCAATGTTTTGTCAGTATTGCTATATTCTCAAAACCCAATTTCTGATATTGAAAATATTTATCTCGATTATCAATCCCGAACATCAGTTACATTAGTAAAAGTTCTTGCCAAAAATTTGTGGAAAAAAGAATTTAACTGGCTTGAAGCTGAACCTGGTTACGAAAATAAAATTAATAGGCAAACAGGTGGAGTAATTATTGGCGACAGAGCACTTGAACTTTTAGATTCATTCAAATACAAAATCGATTTAGCCACTGCATGGAATGACCTTACAGGACTACCTTTTGTATTTGCCTGCTGGGTTAGTAAGTCAAAACTAGATGATAACTTCATAAAAAAATTCAACAATTCACTTGAATGGGGTATTAATAATATAAACCAGATAAATCCTAATAATCCTAACCTGTCAAATGAATTTATACGCAACTACTTCAAAAATAACATTGATTATCATTTCGATGACAAAAAAATCAGCGGGATGAACCTGTTCTTCAAATATATAAAATCACTATAG
- a CDS encoding bifunctional folylpolyglutamate synthase/dihydrofolate synthase encodes MNYSEAIAFIYSTIPMFHMVGKKAYKADLNNTLALDKHLKNPHKSFKAIHIAGTNGKGSVSHMLASVLQDSGYRTGLFTSPHIKDFRERIKVNGLMISEDEVAEFVTKNKSFIEKIQPSFFELTTLMAFDHFRAHEVEYALIETGLGGRLDSTNIIKPILSVITNISWDHADLLGDSLAKIAAEKAGIIKQNIPVIIGEFQNEINLVFEDRADELNAELTYADSIYIVNDSIQTVDDLQMFRIEKSKKPFLEGLKTPLLGNYQKKNVSTVLAAIEKLNEKGLQITDSNIYRGIKNVINTTGLKGRWQVLSQKPMIICDIGHNEGGIKLIVSQLQKIKKDKLHIVFGLVADKEVSKILELLPKDAIYYFTNADSPRALKSVELKKLALEFGLKGESFSSVQAAFTKAKKSAKPDDVVFVGGSTFVVAEVL; translated from the coding sequence ATGAATTACTCTGAAGCTATAGCATTCATTTACTCAACTATACCAATGTTTCATATGGTGGGTAAAAAGGCATATAAAGCCGATTTGAATAATACTCTGGCATTAGACAAACATTTAAAAAATCCTCATAAAAGTTTTAAGGCTATCCATATTGCCGGCACAAATGGTAAGGGTTCTGTTTCGCACATGCTTGCTTCTGTGTTGCAGGATTCGGGTTACAGAACAGGATTGTTTACATCGCCACATATTAAAGATTTCAGAGAAAGAATAAAAGTTAACGGGTTAATGATTTCAGAAGATGAGGTTGCTGAGTTTGTAACAAAGAATAAAAGTTTTATTGAAAAAATTCAACCTTCATTTTTTGAGTTAACTACTTTAATGGCATTTGATCATTTTCGTGCACATGAAGTGGAATATGCTTTAATTGAAACCGGGTTAGGGGGAAGGTTGGATTCAACAAATATTATAAAACCTATACTTTCGGTAATTACAAATATCAGCTGGGATCATGCTGATTTGCTTGGTGATAGTCTGGCTAAAATTGCAGCAGAAAAAGCTGGAATTATTAAACAAAATATTCCGGTTATAATAGGTGAATTTCAAAATGAAATTAATTTGGTATTTGAGGATAGGGCTGACGAACTGAATGCAGAACTGACATATGCAGATAGTATTTATATTGTAAACGATTCTATTCAAACAGTTGACGATTTGCAAATGTTCAGAATAGAGAAAAGTAAAAAGCCATTTCTTGAAGGTTTAAAAACTCCTTTATTAGGTAATTACCAGAAAAAAAATGTATCTACAGTTCTTGCAGCAATTGAAAAATTAAATGAAAAAGGCTTGCAAATTACAGATTCAAATATTTACAGAGGGATTAAAAATGTAATTAATACAACTGGATTAAAAGGCAGGTGGCAGGTTTTATCGCAAAAACCAATGATAATTTGTGATATCGGTCATAATGAGGGAGGCATAAAATTAATTGTTTCCCAACTTCAAAAAATAAAAAAAGATAAACTGCATATAGTATTTGGCTTGGTTGCTGATAAAGAGGTTAGTAAAATTTTAGAATTGTTGCCAAAAGATGCAATTTATTATTTTACAAATGCAGATTCTCCCAGGGCGTTAAAATCTGTTGAACTTAAAAAACTTGCGTTGGAGTTTGGTTTAAAAGGTGAAAGTTTTTCTTCAGTTCAGGCTGCGTTTACAAAAGCAAAAAAATCTGCAAAACCAGATGATGTTGTGTTTGTTGGTGGTAGTACGTTTGTTGTTGCAGAGGTGTTGTAA
- a CDS encoding DNA gyrase/topoisomerase IV subunit A, which translates to MAKKEHINDENKELENNSEDKQTPETHIHSSTAVPVTSKTTRLSGMYKDWFLEYASYVILERAVPHLDDGLKPVQRRILHSMKRMDDGRYNKVANVIGFTMQFHPHGDASIGEALVQLGQKDLLIDTQGNWGNIFTGDSAAAPRYIEARLSKFANAVVFNPKTTAWKLSYDGRNKEPITLPVKFPLLLAQGVEGIAVGLASKILPHNFIELIDASIAYLKKEDFELYPDFPTGGMADVSRYNDGIRGGAVKIRAKIKKIDAKTLLISDLPFGSNTEKLIDSILKANEKGKIKIKKIDDNTAENVEILIYLTPGTSPDKTIDALYAFTGCEISISPNACIISKDRPHFIGVKEILKACTDRTLALLKLELEIRLSELEEDWHFSSLEKIFFENKLYRILEKDTATWDKLIDAIIVGFKPYKKLLKRAITIEDVTKLTEKPVRKISKFDIKKADEHIQSVEEELEEVSNHLKNLVLYTINYFKQIKKNFGEGKERKTELRNFENIQATKVVVANEKLYVNREEGFFGTGLKKDEYVCDCSDIDDIIVFMRNGTYQISKVADKAFAGKDIIHIAVYLKGDERTIYNVVYKDGKNGPSFMKRFAVTGVTRDKIYDITKGTENSKIMWFTANRNGEAEIVKVFLKPKPKLKKLIIELNFSELAIKGRSSLGNLVTKNDIHKIQFKEQGTSTLGGIQIYFDEVVKRLNTGAHGKLLGEFTGNDRILTINNISGTYKIYSYDLENHFEEDLVYIEKYNPNKVFTAVIYDGEQQFYYLKRFQAEDTEKFASLIGDHPESRFVTFHSHKYPYLEVRYGGRHKNRPPEQIVVEDFIGVKGYKARGKRISTFEIAEFKWLEPLKEEEPEPDVVPTNYTDLSNKTTADDLNIDNQEPANPKQMTLNL; encoded by the coding sequence ATGGCCAAAAAAGAACATATTAACGACGAAAATAAAGAATTGGAAAACAATTCTGAAGACAAACAAACTCCTGAAACGCATATTCATTCGTCAACTGCGGTTCCTGTTACATCTAAAACTACCCGACTTTCGGGTATGTATAAAGACTGGTTTTTAGAATACGCATCTTATGTTATATTGGAACGTGCAGTTCCTCACCTAGACGACGGCTTAAAACCTGTTCAAAGACGTATTCTTCATTCTATGAAACGTATGGATGACGGTCGCTACAATAAAGTAGCTAATGTTATAGGTTTTACAATGCAGTTTCACCCACATGGTGATGCTTCAATTGGTGAAGCTTTGGTACAGTTGGGACAAAAAGATTTATTAATAGACACACAAGGAAACTGGGGAAATATTTTCACAGGTGACAGTGCAGCTGCTCCTCGATATATAGAGGCAAGACTTTCAAAATTCGCAAATGCAGTAGTTTTCAATCCAAAAACCACAGCATGGAAACTTTCATATGATGGTCGTAACAAAGAGCCCATTACACTTCCGGTAAAGTTCCCGCTACTTCTTGCTCAAGGTGTAGAAGGTATTGCAGTTGGTTTAGCTTCAAAGATTTTACCACATAATTTTATCGAATTAATTGATGCATCAATAGCATACCTTAAAAAAGAAGATTTCGAATTATATCCCGATTTTCCTACAGGTGGTATGGCTGATGTTTCCAGATATAATGACGGAATAAGAGGTGGAGCAGTAAAAATTCGTGCTAAAATTAAAAAGATAGACGCAAAAACTTTACTCATTAGCGACTTGCCTTTTGGCTCTAATACCGAAAAATTAATCGACAGCATATTAAAAGCTAACGAAAAAGGTAAAATTAAAATTAAGAAAATTGATGATAACACAGCAGAAAATGTTGAAATTTTAATTTACCTAACACCAGGCACATCACCCGATAAAACTATTGACGCATTATATGCATTTACCGGTTGCGAGATATCTATTTCACCAAATGCATGTATTATTTCTAAAGACAGGCCTCATTTTATTGGGGTTAAAGAAATTTTAAAGGCTTGCACCGACAGAACTCTTGCTTTATTAAAGTTAGAACTTGAAATTAGACTAAGTGAATTAGAAGAAGATTGGCATTTTTCATCACTTGAAAAGATTTTCTTTGAAAATAAACTATATCGTATTTTAGAAAAAGATACAGCTACTTGGGATAAATTAATTGATGCTATCATTGTTGGATTTAAACCATATAAAAAGCTTTTAAAAAGAGCTATAACAATTGAGGATGTAACAAAACTTACAGAGAAACCTGTACGTAAAATCTCAAAGTTTGATATTAAAAAAGCAGATGAGCATATACAATCTGTTGAAGAAGAACTTGAAGAAGTTTCAAATCATTTAAAAAACTTAGTTCTTTATACAATAAACTACTTTAAGCAAATAAAGAAAAATTTTGGTGAAGGAAAAGAACGTAAAACTGAATTAAGAAATTTTGAAAATATACAAGCTACAAAAGTAGTTGTTGCTAACGAAAAATTATATGTAAATCGAGAAGAAGGCTTCTTTGGGACAGGTTTAAAGAAAGATGAATACGTTTGTGACTGTTCAGACATTGATGACATAATTGTATTTATGCGCAATGGCACCTACCAGATCTCAAAAGTTGCCGATAAAGCTTTTGCAGGTAAAGACATTATTCATATTGCTGTTTACCTTAAAGGTGACGAAAGAACAATATACAATGTTGTTTATAAAGATGGTAAAAACGGACCATCATTTATGAAACGTTTTGCTGTAACAGGTGTAACAAGAGATAAAATTTACGATATAACAAAGGGTACTGAAAACAGTAAAATAATGTGGTTTACTGCAAACAGAAACGGTGAAGCCGAAATTGTTAAAGTATTTTTAAAGCCAAAACCAAAATTAAAGAAGTTAATTATTGAACTTAACTTTAGTGAACTGGCAATAAAAGGTCGTAGTTCACTTGGTAACCTTGTTACAAAAAATGATATACATAAAATTCAGTTTAAAGAACAAGGAACTTCTACACTTGGTGGCATTCAGATTTATTTTGACGAAGTTGTAAAAAGATTAAATACTGGTGCTCATGGTAAATTGTTAGGAGAATTCACAGGAAATGACAGGATTCTGACAATAAATAACATATCAGGCACATATAAAATATATTCATACGATCTTGAAAATCATTTTGAGGAAGATCTGGTTTATATTGAAAAATATAACCCTAACAAGGTTTTCACTGCTGTTATTTACGATGGTGAACAACAGTTTTATTATTTAAAACGTTTTCAGGCTGAAGACACTGAAAAATTTGCTTCATTAATCGGAGACCATCCTGAATCAAGATTTGTTACATTTCACTCACATAAGTATCCGTATTTAGAAGTTCGTTATGGAGGAAGACATAAAAACAGACCACCAGAACAAATTGTTGTAGAAGATTTTATCGGAGTTAAAGGATATAAGGCACGCGGTAAACGTATTTCTACTTTTGAGATAGCAGAATTTAAATGGCTTGAACCCTTAAAAGAAGAAGAACCTGAACCAGATGTTGTTCCAACAAATTACACAGATTTGTCAAATAAAACAACTGCTGATGATTTAAATATTGACAATCAAGAACCTGCTAATCCAAAACAAATGACACTAAATCTTTAA
- a CDS encoding M20/M25/M40 family metallo-hydrolase, with amino-acid sequence MKKTILFSITMFANTLMIAQNNNLSTENIKKNIYYLASDELKGRKPGTPEDSITASFIRLKFLEYGATPVFDKGFQRFPVITDVVPGKRNILKINNVSYNIYQDYSPASFSSSDSLESTGVFAGYGFDINQDSLKWKDYDSLDIKNKWVLIIKGKPEGKENKTISDNSKDRTKVLTAKDKGAKGVLLIHEKTEQKNLPTGTFDKTVSDAGIPVFYISWNLAEKILKENKLDLNLLKSSTIKEKKSISTPLQTKINGITDIVQKKATTYNIVAQIEGIDPLLKNEYIVIGAHYDHLGMGGPESGSRMPDTIAVHNGADDNASGVAGIMELAKAFSASANKLKRTLIFVAFSGEEMGLLGSKQFVKAPPVPLKSIKAMFNFDMIGRMKTENPKLSIGGTGTSAETDSIISLFEKDLPFKISKSTEGYGPSDHASFYKNDIPVFFVNSGVHDDYHTPFDDVEKLNIEQEANILKFSYNIINCVANLDKPLHFKEAGSKEENPVRSYKVTLGIIPDVVGSSENGLAVDGVKKGSPAEGGGIKKGDIITSMNGLPVTNIYDYMTRLNTLTKGQVIDVEVLRDGKKEVLKVKL; translated from the coding sequence ATGAAAAAAACCATACTCTTTTCCATAACAATGTTCGCAAACACATTGATGATTGCACAAAATAATAATCTATCTACCGAGAACATTAAAAAAAATATATATTATTTAGCCTCTGACGAATTAAAGGGAAGAAAACCAGGAACACCCGAAGACTCAATTACAGCTTCTTTTATCAGATTAAAATTTTTAGAATATGGAGCAACTCCTGTTTTCGATAAAGGATTTCAACGATTCCCGGTTATTACAGATGTAGTTCCTGGAAAAAGGAATATTCTAAAAATTAACAATGTGTCATATAATATTTATCAAGATTACTCTCCAGCTTCTTTTTCATCAAGCGACTCACTTGAAAGTACTGGTGTATTTGCCGGTTATGGTTTCGATATAAATCAGGATTCTTTAAAATGGAAAGATTATGATTCACTCGACATTAAAAATAAATGGGTGTTAATAATTAAGGGAAAACCTGAAGGAAAAGAAAATAAAACAATCTCAGATAACTCAAAAGACAGGACAAAAGTATTAACAGCAAAAGATAAAGGAGCTAAAGGCGTTTTGTTAATTCATGAAAAAACCGAACAAAAAAACCTTCCTACCGGAACATTTGACAAAACCGTTTCTGATGCAGGCATACCTGTATTCTACATTTCATGGAACCTTGCAGAAAAAATCCTAAAAGAAAATAAACTTGATTTAAATTTATTAAAATCAAGTACCATAAAAGAAAAAAAATCTATTTCTACTCCATTACAAACAAAAATAAATGGAATTACAGATATAGTTCAAAAAAAGGCAACAACATACAACATAGTAGCTCAAATAGAAGGAATTGACCCCCTTTTAAAAAACGAGTATATTGTTATTGGAGCTCATTACGACCATCTTGGAATGGGCGGACCAGAATCAGGTTCGCGAATGCCAGATACAATTGCTGTTCATAATGGGGCTGATGATAATGCTTCAGGTGTGGCAGGTATTATGGAACTTGCAAAAGCATTTTCAGCTTCTGCTAACAAATTAAAAAGAACTTTGATTTTTGTAGCATTCAGTGGCGAGGAAATGGGATTACTGGGTTCAAAACAATTTGTAAAAGCACCACCAGTCCCGCTAAAATCAATTAAAGCAATGTTTAACTTTGACATGATAGGAAGAATGAAAACGGAAAATCCTAAACTTTCTATCGGAGGAACAGGAACATCTGCAGAAACTGATAGCATAATTAGTCTTTTTGAAAAAGATTTACCCTTTAAAATTTCAAAATCAACTGAAGGTTATGGCCCTTCTGATCATGCTTCATTCTATAAAAACGACATCCCTGTATTCTTTGTTAATTCAGGCGTTCACGATGATTACCACACACCATTTGATGATGTTGAAAAATTAAATATTGAACAAGAAGCTAATATTCTGAAATTCTCATATAACATTATAAATTGTGTAGCAAATCTTGACAAACCACTTCACTTTAAAGAAGCCGGCAGCAAAGAAGAAAATCCTGTTCGTAGCTATAAAGTAACGCTTGGAATTATTCCTGATGTTGTTGGATCAAGCGAAAATGGTCTTGCTGTGGATGGTGTTAAAAAAGGTAGTCCTGCCGAAGGTGGCGGAATTAAAAAAGGTGATATTATTACTTCAATGAATGGCTTACCTGTAACAAATATTTATGATTACATGACTCGGTTAAATACTTTGACTAAAGGTCAGGTAATAGATGTTGAAGTATTAAGAGACGGGAAAAAAGAAGTTCTTAAAGTTAAATTATAA
- a CDS encoding PD40 domain-containing protein: MNKSIVSISLILSICLSVVLPTLAQDDEKENLKVKMAQAWLRYNDEDYNGAMRIYRELFKHYPENSQLNYRMGQCYIETNKMDSALSHLNIATQTDTTIKNEAYFLSGKAYQYMGDLDKAIDNYYKYKSKLTPKQNERDFVNVLLQQCLTAKDLMSNPVNVKITNLGTNINTKFVDACPSITADCKTLIFTSRRPENTGGKIDPYSENYYDDIYISTFDEATKEWTVAKNIGSPINTDAHDANMSISPDGNTIFIYKNLENVTKSGDIYYSTRKPTGEWSETRALEGKYTNSTYFESSACITPDGNTIFFVSEREKEGFGHGDIYFVKKEGKEWGKPVNIGSPINTVYDEIGVYIHPDGKTIFFSSNGHKTMGGYDIFMSALGDDGKWSEPINLGYPLNTTRDEIHFVLATDRKTSYISSNRDDGFGLYDIFKVDMSYYFRSNKDIPANIATAISGPPLSILKGKVTDGESNQPIKATIIIKDIVDEKTNITESDENGEYFITLPADKKYEIIVKTKGYKNLNVKFKLPKGDSDTYTMVKHLLLTKE, translated from the coding sequence ATGAATAAGAGTATTGTCTCAATTAGTTTAATTCTATCAATTTGTTTATCAGTTGTATTACCAACCTTAGCACAAGACGACGAAAAAGAAAATCTTAAGGTTAAAATGGCTCAGGCATGGCTTCGTTATAACGATGAAGACTACAATGGCGCAATGAGAATCTATCGTGAACTTTTTAAACATTATCCTGAAAATTCTCAATTAAACTACAGAATGGGACAGTGCTATATTGAAACGAATAAAATGGATAGTGCACTTTCACATTTAAATATTGCAACACAAACAGATACAACAATTAAAAATGAAGCATATTTTCTTTCAGGTAAAGCATACCAATATATGGGAGATCTTGATAAAGCAATTGATAATTATTATAAATATAAAAGTAAACTAACACCAAAACAAAATGAACGTGATTTTGTAAATGTTTTATTACAACAATGTTTAACAGCAAAAGATTTAATGTCAAATCCGGTTAATGTAAAAATCACTAATCTTGGAACAAACATTAATACAAAATTTGTTGACGCCTGCCCTTCCATTACTGCCGACTGCAAAACATTGATATTTACATCACGTAGACCTGAAAACACAGGTGGTAAGATTGATCCTTATTCAGAAAATTATTATGATGATATATATATATCAACTTTTGATGAAGCAACAAAAGAATGGACAGTTGCAAAAAATATAGGCTCACCTATTAATACTGATGCCCACGATGCTAATATGAGTATTTCACCCGATGGTAATACAATTTTTATCTATAAAAATTTAGAAAATGTAACAAAGAGCGGTGATATTTATTACTCTACCAGAAAACCAACTGGCGAATGGAGCGAAACTAGGGCATTAGAAGGTAAATATACCAACTCTACATATTTTGAAAGCTCTGCCTGCATTACTCCAGATGGAAATACTATTTTCTTTGTTAGCGAGCGCGAGAAAGAAGGATTTGGTCATGGTGACATTTATTTTGTAAAAAAAGAAGGCAAGGAATGGGGGAAACCAGTAAATATAGGTTCACCTATTAACACCGTGTATGATGAAATTGGAGTTTATATTCATCCTGATGGCAAAACCATCTTCTTTAGTTCAAACGGACATAAAACTATGGGTGGATATGACATTTTTATGAGTGCATTAGGTGATGATGGGAAATGGTCAGAACCTATTAACTTAGGGTACCCTTTAAATACCACAAGAGACGAAATACATTTTGTATTAGCTACAGATCGTAAAACATCATACATCTCAAGTAACCGAGATGACGGATTTGGATTGTATGATATTTTTAAAGTTGACATGTCGTATTATTTCAGATCAAATAAAGATATTCCTGCTAATATTGCAACTGCTATTTCAGGTCCACCACTTTCAATTTTAAAAGGTAAAGTTACCGACGGTGAATCAAACCAACCAATTAAAGCAACTATTATTATAAAAGATATAGTTGATGAAAAAACTAATATAACAGAGTCAGATGAAAACGGCGAATACTTTATTACACTTCCTGCCGATAAAAAATACGAGATCATTGTTAAAACAAAAGGTTATAAAAATCTGAACGTTAAGTTTAAATTACCTAAGGGTGATTCAGATACATATACTATGGTTAAACATTTACTCTTAACAAAAGAATAA